A genomic window from Pseudanabaenaceae cyanobacterium SKYG29 includes:
- a CDS encoding cation:proton antiporter yields the protein MLASVLLILGLGFLGGQIARRSGLPPLFAMIIVGIFLQSLIDPAVIAAARDLRIVAVCIILMKAGLGLDAEKLVQQGTVALRLGFLPATLEAIVVGIIAVALFQFDWLNGLLLGCIIGAESPAVIVPGMLRLKSLGWGVEKGIPDAILTGSALSDVLLLLVFNLLLGILTRSDQGNLVLPGGITLTSWQVLPIQVIGQIGLGIGLGYIVARMVVFLLSRQRWAENVVQETIVTFCFALGLVIAAEKFPFYSGYLAVMALGFFLIELDRPLARTIRSGFDSLWTVAEIFLFVFLGTAIDLSILGKVFLSGIVLLLVSTLVGRGLGWWLSTQGSNWNWRERLFLLPANSAKATVQAALGAIPLSYGIRGGDTMLALAALSILVTAPLGAWAIPTFAPRLLQKGEVDPTKVAVNRKVTFLCAVDLSEVTPIVLAKTAELARRADGRVIVLHVPQEGTNYEAILTPWLESNLGDIRYQLITPYGVVPEVILRTAQEYGVDEIIMGKGQHSALVGSVSQAVLEASPIPVIVVTLPDPTPVTSPTT from the coding sequence ATGCTAGCTAGTGTTCTCCTGATTTTGGGTTTGGGGTTTCTAGGGGGACAAATTGCGAGACGATCGGGGTTGCCACCCCTCTTTGCCATGATCATTGTGGGCATATTTTTACAATCCTTGATTGACCCCGCGGTGATTGCTGCTGCTCGCGATTTAAGGATAGTGGCGGTTTGTATTATCTTGATGAAGGCAGGTCTGGGGTTAGATGCAGAAAAGCTAGTCCAACAGGGAACGGTTGCCCTCCGTTTAGGTTTTTTACCCGCTACCTTAGAAGCGATTGTCGTAGGCATTATTGCCGTAGCTTTATTTCAATTTGACTGGCTCAACGGCTTACTCTTGGGATGCATTATAGGAGCAGAATCCCCTGCTGTGATTGTCCCTGGTATGCTGCGCCTGAAAAGTTTGGGCTGGGGGGTAGAAAAGGGGATTCCCGATGCCATTTTAACTGGTAGTGCCTTATCTGACGTACTGTTGTTGTTAGTATTTAACCTGCTGCTGGGCATTTTAACCCGATCGGACCAAGGGAACCTGGTGCTGCCAGGGGGAATTACATTGACGAGTTGGCAGGTTTTACCTATCCAAGTGATAGGGCAAATTGGGCTGGGCATAGGTTTAGGTTATATAGTTGCCCGTATGGTGGTGTTCCTGCTATCCCGCCAGCGCTGGGCAGAAAATGTAGTACAGGAAACAATCGTTACTTTTTGTTTTGCCCTGGGTTTGGTTATTGCTGCGGAAAAATTCCCCTTCTATTCTGGCTATTTAGCGGTGATGGCATTGGGGTTTTTCCTGATTGAGTTAGACCGACCCCTAGCTCGGACAATTCGATCGGGGTTTGACAGTTTGTGGACAGTAGCGGAGATATTTTTGTTTGTCTTTTTAGGGACAGCAATTGATTTATCTATTCTGGGCAAAGTATTTCTGTCGGGCATTGTTCTACTGCTGGTCAGTACCCTGGTGGGACGGGGGTTAGGCTGGTGGCTCTCTACCCAGGGCAGTAACTGGAACTGGCGGGAGCGTCTTTTTTTGTTACCAGCCAATTCCGCTAAAGCGACAGTACAAGCGGCGTTGGGAGCTATCCCTCTCAGTTACGGCATTAGGGGCGGTGATACTATGCTTGCCCTGGCTGCCCTCTCCATTTTGGTCACTGCTCCCCTAGGTGCCTGGGCAATTCCCACATTTGCGCCCCGTCTCCTGCAAAAAGGAGAAGTTGACCCCACTAAAGTTGCGGTCAATCGCAAAGTTACCTTCCTCTGCGCCGTGGATTTGTCGGAGGTGACCCCGATCGTGCTGGCTAAAACCGCGGAACTTGCCCGCCGCGCTGATGGCAGAGTGATTGTCCTCCATGTACCCCAGGAAGGAACGAACTACGAAGCTATTCTCACCCCTTGGCTGGAGAGCAATCTGGGCGACATTCGCTATCAATTGATTACTCCCTATGGGGTCGTCCCTGAAGTGATTCTGCGTACTGCCCAGGAGTATGGTGTGGACGAAATCATCATGGGCAAGGGGCAGCACAGTGCTTTAGTGGGTTCTGTGTCCCAGGCAGTCCTTGAAGCCAGTCCCATTCCCGTAATTGTCGTCACTCTGCCAGACCCAACGCCCGTAACATCCCCAACAACTTGA
- a CDS encoding isochorismate synthase translates to MNPDLVEVVRWAWEKAQRHNCKVLVNYTENYTIGDVISFVAAQRTDKRFIWQRGKHYLAGGGQLWALAGGGLQDWRHSIEALTGQWQGSCPPYWIGYLSFRQGGESCLWLPQWLVKDEQLLLWEWVLPRSSWQTVVERLQSRLKLLRQGVAKKLTVGGGSAQVVVNDFVPWCQIVKQALAAIEREELVKVVLSRAVEVVGTEPFCPFGLLQQLGAVSEDCTLFLLEGKGGRTFVGATPEMLLQFRWQQDRLWLSSDALAGSSRRGEALLQSKKDMQEHQIVIDSILSAYRSVGAAVADIPSPRIKELRDLQHLYTPLQGQWLTTSWLDVFQLLAALHPTAAVGGKPKDRALQFIAQGEPWDRESYAAPIGWVNGWGEGEFAVAIRSGYVSGNRVKLFAGAGIVRDSQVEKEWEETNLKLLGMLRALGLAE, encoded by the coding sequence ATGAATCCTGATTTGGTAGAGGTAGTGCGTTGGGCATGGGAGAAAGCGCAAAGGCACAATTGTAAGGTTTTAGTAAATTATACGGAAAACTATACCATAGGGGATGTCATCAGTTTTGTAGCAGCGCAAAGGACGGACAAGCGGTTTATTTGGCAAAGGGGAAAACACTATCTGGCGGGGGGGGGACAGTTATGGGCGTTGGCGGGGGGCGGATTACAGGATTGGCGACACTCAATTGAGGCACTGACAGGGCAGTGGCAGGGGTCCTGTCCGCCCTACTGGATAGGGTATCTGTCTTTTAGGCAGGGAGGGGAGTCCTGCTTGTGGTTGCCCCAATGGCTAGTGAAGGATGAGCAGTTGTTGCTGTGGGAATGGGTATTGCCCAGAAGCAGTTGGCAGACAGTGGTGGAGCGCTTGCAGTCGCGCTTAAAACTGCTCCGCCAAGGGGTAGCTAAAAAGTTGACAGTGGGGGGTGGCTCTGCCCAGGTTGTGGTCAATGACTTTGTGCCCTGGTGCCAAATTGTCAAGCAGGCTTTGGCAGCAATAGAGCGGGAGGAGTTGGTAAAAGTGGTGCTGTCCAGGGCAGTGGAGGTGGTAGGTACTGAGCCTTTTTGTCCCTTTGGTTTGTTGCAGCAACTGGGGGCAGTCAGCGAGGATTGTACACTGTTTCTCCTGGAGGGCAAGGGGGGCAGAACGTTTGTAGGAGCAACGCCGGAGATGTTGTTGCAATTTCGCTGGCAACAAGACCGCCTATGGTTGAGCAGTGATGCCCTAGCTGGTTCGAGTAGGCGCGGGGAGGCTCTGTTGCAAAGTAAAAAGGATATGCAGGAACACCAAATTGTCATCGACTCTATTCTGTCTGCCTATCGATCGGTGGGGGCAGCGGTGGCAGATATTCCTTCCCCCCGCATCAAGGAGTTGCGAGATTTGCAACATCTTTATACTCCCCTTCAGGGGCAGTGGCTAACTACATCTTGGCTGGATGTTTTTCAACTGTTGGCGGCGCTCCACCCAACCGCAGCTGTGGGGGGCAAACCCAAAGATAGAGCATTGCAATTTATCGCCCAGGGTGAGCCTTGGGACAGGGAGAGCTATGCTGCTCCCATTGGTTGGGTCAATGGATGGGGGGAGGGGGAGTTTGCTGTGGCCATCCGATCGGGCTATGTCAGTGGCAATCGGGTCAAGTTGTTTGCGGGGGCAGGAATTGTGCGGGATTCCCAAGTAGAAAAGGAATGGGAGGAAACTAATCTCAAGTTGTTGGGGATGTTACGGGCGTTGGGTCTGGCAGAGTGA
- a CDS encoding response regulator, protein MIANLPVGKVIKEVPLENLMVALHIITKTQGILLLETPHHRWRLIISGGSIALAEEEDQFIPTFCRKLRAHKVKVPQGEWEQLKLTGFSLCNYVSEVYNREPEAVRTVLREIQFENLLAITLENRFSLLWQPSPASVNITFPIWSLNSLFETVKNAELQWKEFTYVRHPFQKVQLIDDETTLVHVPLFAKVTTGQHRLTEIADEFKQSLTRTALRFDKLAERRLVAILPLTIRSGESDLDSDRRSYELALSQVPRIHLVDDSPVLLKQFGDLLTHWGYQVDVTENATLAIEKMLLHPPELIFLDINMPGLNGFELIAQIRRQPSLATIPIVLVTAESNFANSMRAKWAKCRFLAKPRSQNETTEFRAQLRQILQELVPLPSTETPL, encoded by the coding sequence GTGATAGCAAATCTTCCCGTCGGCAAAGTTATTAAGGAAGTGCCCCTAGAAAACCTGATGGTGGCACTGCACATCATCACCAAGACCCAAGGTATTTTGCTGTTGGAGACACCTCACCATCGGTGGCGGTTGATTATTAGTGGCGGCAGTATAGCCCTGGCGGAGGAGGAGGATCAGTTTATCCCTACCTTTTGTCGTAAACTCCGTGCCCACAAAGTCAAGGTTCCTCAGGGGGAATGGGAGCAACTCAAGCTGACAGGTTTTAGTCTGTGTAACTACGTCAGTGAAGTGTACAACAGGGAACCAGAGGCAGTGCGCACTGTTCTGCGGGAAATTCAGTTTGAGAACCTCCTCGCCATCACCCTGGAAAACCGCTTTTCCCTCCTCTGGCAACCCAGCCCCGCTAGTGTCAATATTACCTTCCCCATCTGGTCTTTGAACTCCCTCTTCGAGACAGTCAAAAATGCGGAACTGCAGTGGAAAGAGTTTACCTACGTCCGTCACCCCTTTCAAAAGGTGCAATTAATCGATGATGAAACTACCCTTGTCCATGTCCCCCTATTTGCCAAAGTGACTACAGGTCAACACCGTCTCACCGAAATTGCCGATGAATTTAAGCAGAGTCTGACTCGTACTGCTCTGCGCTTTGACAAACTAGCAGAGAGACGCTTAGTTGCCATATTGCCCCTCACTATCCGCAGTGGCGAAAGTGACCTGGACAGTGACCGCCGCAGCTATGAACTCGCCCTAAGCCAAGTGCCCCGTATCCATCTGGTGGATGACTCCCCCGTACTCCTGAAGCAATTTGGTGACCTTCTGACCCACTGGGGCTATCAAGTAGATGTGACGGAAAATGCTACCCTCGCTATTGAGAAAATGCTGTTGCACCCCCCAGAGTTGATATTTTTGGACATAAACATGCCAGGGTTGAATGGCTTTGAGTTGATTGCCCAGATTCGTCGCCAGCCTTCCCTTGCCACTATCCCGATCGTGTTAGTTACTGCTGAAAGCAATTTTGCCAACTCCATGCGTGCCAAGTGGGCTAAGTGCCGCTTTTTAGCCAAACCCCGCAGCCAGAACGAGACTACCGAATTCCGTGCCCAACTCAGACAAATTTTACAAGAACTGGTACCTCTGCCTAGCACTGAAACTCCCCTATAA
- a CDS encoding response regulator has translation MNTSLPSNRGQLRPGEPVRDASLLILLAATRVMVRSSGVLHVESPHFRWKLLLQRGGIVLMEEEEQAIATFNSKLRNHGIRAASERLTMEQHPTKMVSLSLVLQLYKRCPEETKESVRDIIMDDLLALFLEDKYTFIWQPYPNIPADLPVWQFNTLEAEVNKEVKRWQDFEHVRHPYQKVQLLDAGGLLARVGNDNFPLFAKVTTGQHRISEIANQFKQPIWRTAVLLDKLATNKIVEILPLKRLSGSAIEQLRGVEAAPPEPEATGPRVFVVDDSPVLLRQFRDLLTSWGYQVRLTENALDATQQMLAFNPAVVFLDINMPGLNGFELIKQIRRQPSLANTPLVLVTAENNMANNVRAKWANCKFIGKPRSPEDAETFRTQLRDVLREVAPLPTDILI, from the coding sequence ATGAATACCTCCCTTCCGAGCAACCGTGGGCAGCTGCGACCAGGCGAACCAGTTCGGGACGCTTCTCTCCTCATCCTCCTTGCCGCCACAAGAGTTATGGTACGTTCTAGTGGGGTACTACATGTGGAAAGTCCCCACTTTCGCTGGAAACTACTTCTTCAGAGGGGTGGTATTGTGTTGATGGAAGAAGAGGAGCAGGCAATTGCCACCTTCAATAGCAAGCTACGCAACCACGGTATTCGCGCCGCTTCCGAACGATTAACAATGGAGCAGCACCCCACCAAAATGGTGTCCTTGAGTTTAGTGTTGCAACTGTACAAGCGCTGTCCAGAGGAAACCAAGGAGTCAGTACGAGATATTATTATGGATGACCTCCTGGCTTTGTTTTTAGAGGACAAGTATACATTTATCTGGCAGCCCTATCCCAACATCCCAGCAGATTTGCCCGTGTGGCAGTTTAACACCCTAGAGGCAGAGGTGAACAAAGAAGTCAAACGGTGGCAGGATTTTGAGCATGTGCGCCACCCTTACCAAAAGGTGCAGCTCCTGGATGCAGGGGGGCTACTGGCACGGGTAGGCAATGATAACTTCCCTCTTTTTGCGAAAGTGACCACTGGTCAACATCGTATCAGTGAGATTGCTAATCAGTTCAAGCAACCCATTTGGCGCACAGCAGTCCTCCTAGATAAGCTGGCAACTAACAAAATTGTGGAAATTCTGCCCCTCAAGCGCCTGAGTGGTAGTGCGATCGAGCAGTTAAGGGGAGTGGAAGCTGCTCCGCCAGAGCCAGAAGCCACGGGACCACGGGTGTTTGTGGTAGATGATTCCCCTGTGTTGTTGCGCCAGTTTCGGGATTTATTGACGAGCTGGGGTTACCAGGTGCGGCTGACGGAAAATGCCCTAGATGCGACGCAGCAGATGCTAGCTTTCAATCCAGCAGTGGTGTTTTTGGACATAAATATGCCTGGTTTGAACGGGTTTGAGCTGATCAAACAAATTCGCCGCCAGCCTAGTCTAGCTAATACACCTCTCGTACTGGTGACAGCAGAAAATAACATGGCGAATAACGTCAGGGCAAAGTGGGCAAATTGTAAATTTATTGGTAAGCCCCGTTCCCCTGAAGATGCGGAAACCTTCCGTACCCAGCTGCGGGATGTGCTGCGGGAGGTGGCTCCCCTGCCCACAGATATTTTGATCTAG
- a CDS encoding response regulator: MGHFLIIDDGATERQLLSKMLQEMGHEVDTAETTEGALPKIAKGNYTAVFLDIVMPDEDGYKFLRNLRANAETAKQYVILCSTKKTKLEIEYGIKRGADDYLPKPVSKESLQGALQKLGM, translated from the coding sequence ATGGGTCACTTCTTAATCATCGATGACGGTGCTACAGAACGGCAACTCCTCAGCAAGATGCTCCAGGAAATGGGTCATGAGGTAGACACAGCAGAGACGACAGAGGGGGCACTGCCCAAGATTGCCAAGGGTAACTATACAGCTGTATTCCTGGACATTGTCATGCCGGATGAAGATGGCTACAAGTTTCTGCGCAACCTGAGGGCTAATGCGGAAACTGCCAAACAGTATGTGATTCTCTGTTCCACCAAAAAAACGAAGCTGGAGATTGAGTATGGGATCAAGCGGGGGGCAGATGACTATTTGCCAAAACCCGTGAGTAAGGAATCCCTGCAGGGGGCGCTGCAGAAGTTGGGGATGTAG
- a CDS encoding methyl-accepting chemotaxis protein has protein sequence MTTTLTEATKKYKRAIPAPSLAKVPANRSLGVKVFGYLLIPAIVTAAGLSFVVFNSRRESSINKLMGLAEQAAAQVALEGGEVLQKAETVRQLYEKAVEAQSLDDVTSSVADKSLLEKLKKIRTVLPASKDIPARVAVLDTKSEKNLLYAYSDSANPPQLSFQDIPKLPEVVKRLPKDSRQSLSSSGSQWAYVPLGETGWAVVAEVPESAIGGGMGQTIFFTLVVLVVVAGLTAAVFVLDLRSRLQVLLDACSKLEKGVTIPLSTRDEDELGQLQLAVARVLQSISLREEELKEQIADAIRQEERQKLREDQEREAEYLETEIGGLLDVVSALEDGDLTVQAEVSDRATGLVADTLNRLREQLAEVIAGVLAVAQKVADGANELQQVARTVSENVENQAQSVVQGRALTEQVAQLAKNSAEMVRESSQALATIQATVEQGRGAIQSLTEAIGVLQEGTVKIIQRMKTLGEFVGLAEQFVQDQGQIASLTQVLAINATLVAARAAEQRDPKQFIGVAREFEAIAGQVNTLATQTNDGLGVLQQRTAQIQSVVSAIDAEVQGLGRLVEGFTKGVDKSQKAFNDVQAVTVEVVATGHKVSQSSNEIVAAAESTARYISEIATLAEQTAQLTADARVQAESMGELAQKLLEGIRYFRLPVGLLPEGN, from the coding sequence ATGACCACGACACTCACGGAAGCAACCAAGAAGTACAAGCGTGCCATTCCTGCCCCCAGTTTGGCTAAGGTACCTGCCAATCGTTCCCTGGGGGTAAAAGTATTTGGATATTTACTCATTCCCGCTATTGTTACCGCCGCAGGACTTAGCTTTGTTGTGTTTAACAGTCGGCGGGAGAGCAGTATCAACAAGCTGATGGGATTGGCGGAACAGGCAGCAGCGCAAGTTGCTTTGGAGGGGGGGGAAGTTTTGCAGAAGGCGGAGACAGTGCGGCAGCTGTACGAAAAGGCTGTAGAGGCTCAGAGTTTAGATGATGTAACAAGTAGTGTAGCAGACAAGTCTTTACTTGAGAAGTTAAAAAAGATCAGAACAGTCCTACCTGCCAGTAAGGATATACCTGCTAGGGTGGCAGTGCTTGACACCAAGAGTGAGAAAAATTTACTCTACGCCTACTCTGACAGTGCCAATCCGCCGCAACTCAGTTTCCAAGATATACCTAAGTTACCCGAAGTCGTCAAAAGATTGCCAAAGGACAGCAGGCAGAGCCTAAGTAGCAGTGGGTCGCAGTGGGCTTATGTCCCCTTGGGGGAGACAGGCTGGGCAGTGGTAGCGGAGGTGCCAGAAAGCGCGATCGGGGGTGGCATGGGTCAGACTATCTTCTTCACCTTGGTGGTGTTGGTAGTAGTGGCAGGCTTGACGGCAGCGGTATTTGTCTTGGATTTGCGTAGCCGTTTGCAGGTGTTGCTGGATGCCTGTAGCAAGTTAGAGAAGGGGGTGACTATACCACTTAGTACCAGGGATGAGGATGAACTAGGGCAGTTGCAGTTGGCAGTAGCGCGGGTGTTGCAGTCAATTAGCCTGCGGGAAGAGGAGCTGAAGGAGCAGATAGCTGATGCTATTCGCCAGGAAGAGCGGCAAAAACTCAGGGAAGACCAGGAGCGGGAAGCGGAATACCTAGAGACAGAGATTGGCGGTTTGCTGGATGTGGTCTCCGCCCTAGAGGATGGGGATTTAACAGTGCAAGCGGAGGTGAGCGACCGCGCTACGGGTCTAGTGGCAGATACCCTCAACCGCCTGCGGGAGCAATTGGCAGAAGTTATTGCCGGGGTGTTGGCAGTGGCACAAAAGGTGGCAGATGGGGCAAACGAACTGCAACAGGTAGCCCGTACGGTATCAGAAAATGTGGAAAACCAGGCCCAGTCGGTTGTGCAAGGTAGGGCACTGACAGAGCAGGTAGCACAACTAGCGAAGAATTCGGCGGAGATGGTCAGAGAATCTAGCCAAGCCCTAGCCACTATTCAAGCCACAGTAGAACAGGGACGGGGGGCAATTCAATCTCTGACGGAAGCGATCGGTGTGCTGCAGGAAGGGACAGTCAAAATTATCCAGAGAATGAAGACCCTGGGAGAGTTTGTCGGTCTAGCGGAACAATTTGTGCAAGACCAAGGGCAGATTGCTTCTCTAACCCAGGTACTGGCTATTAACGCGACGCTGGTAGCAGCGCGGGCAGCCGAGCAGAGGGACCCCAAACAGTTTATCGGGGTGGCGCGGGAATTTGAGGCAATTGCTGGTCAGGTCAACACCCTGGCGACCCAAACCAACGATGGTTTAGGAGTACTGCAGCAACGGACAGCCCAAATTCAATCGGTGGTATCAGCGATCGATGCGGAGGTGCAGGGATTAGGTCGCTTGGTAGAGGGCTTTACCAAGGGGGTAGACAAGTCCCAGAAGGCCTTCAATGATGTGCAGGCAGTAACAGTGGAGGTGGTAGCAACAGGGCACAAAGTCAGCCAGTCCAGTAACGAAATTGTGGCGGCAGCAGAGTCCACAGCCCGCTATATCTCAGAAATTGCTACCCTAGCAGAACAGACGGCGCAACTGACTGCCGATGCCCGTGTGCAAGCGGAGAGTATGGGGGAACTGGCACAAAAACTCCTAGAGGGAATTCGCTACTTCCGTCTGCCTGTGGGGCTATTGCCGGAGGGTAACTAA
- a CDS encoding HAMP domain-containing protein encodes MKNLPIIYRLGIALGGTIVLSVIGFGITIGLIRNNLKEQLTHQVITELQILELTLREVTEQKGELPQEGEIVANFTPKGLDRLKLILNEIRDRRNLDYAVLLDAQGQVVQATVPLPKGSKYDPAGIVSRTINQEEPQSSFVEEGAQGITTLLPAVKTLTPRLLVRYDTKPLQRDNQFIGVVLLANLMDAGEKELEVVDGTNRRIGDGMSLITVGKDNVAVGSLLEGAQNTTIVASLPPGIATLVGQKGDSGTGEVLLNGVPYTIAYAPLRDFQGEVVGLLVRGKPQTAVITLIDKTGGVVFLLAVVLIFVGAAIAIILGRTVTVPLYRLRQVAQKYIDGDYAQRSDIDSRDEIGLLAKVFNQMAESIQQRQADQIAARSQIEAQTMVLEEEVGKLLEVVSELEAGNLTVEAEVSDQATGLVADTLNRLIEQLCRTVAAVVQTALQVNRSAEALEELAVTVAQNAQDQLHLVERASQGMINVNELAQGASHQALTTESALASAKAAVAQGQAQVVELNASIQTLQTGTEEMVKRIKSLGEFVDLAKQFVQDQKRLASLTQVLAMNASMVAARAVEQREPDQFASVAREFEAIAGQVNKLASQTSQGLALLQQRTGFIEIVVSGINKDVSDVSSLVSAFTASVEETNQAFVNIKTVTEELAKLGEAVTESSQAIAQAIAVSFESIKEIEAAAQRSAEQSDVTRAQASQMREIAQKLLESMRFFRLPPDKQPLLTAQT; translated from the coding sequence ATGAAGAATCTGCCGATCATCTACAGACTAGGGATTGCCCTGGGGGGCACGATCGTTTTGTCGGTGATAGGATTTGGCATTACGATCGGTCTAATTAGGAACAATTTGAAGGAGCAGTTGACCCACCAGGTAATTACGGAGCTGCAGATTTTGGAGCTGACGTTACGGGAGGTAACGGAGCAGAAGGGGGAACTACCGCAGGAAGGGGAGATAGTAGCTAACTTTACCCCTAAGGGATTAGACCGTCTCAAACTGATTCTCAATGAAATTCGTGACCGCCGCAATCTGGACTATGCCGTTTTATTGGATGCCCAGGGTCAGGTAGTACAGGCGACAGTGCCTTTGCCGAAGGGAAGCAAATATGACCCCGCAGGAATAGTTAGTCGCACTATCAATCAGGAAGAGCCCCAAAGTTCCTTTGTAGAAGAGGGAGCCCAAGGGATTACTACTCTGTTGCCTGCAGTAAAAACTCTGACCCCTCGGTTACTAGTCCGCTATGATACCAAACCCCTCCAGCGTGATAACCAATTCATTGGTGTAGTGCTGCTTGCCAATCTCATGGATGCAGGGGAAAAGGAACTGGAAGTTGTGGATGGCACCAATCGTCGCATTGGCGATGGCATGAGCTTGATCACAGTGGGCAAGGACAATGTAGCAGTAGGCTCCCTCCTGGAGGGGGCACAAAACACCACGATCGTTGCCAGTCTACCCCCTGGAATAGCGACTCTAGTAGGTCAGAAAGGGGACAGTGGGACAGGGGAAGTGCTACTTAATGGCGTACCCTACACGATTGCCTATGCTCCCCTCCGTGACTTTCAGGGGGAAGTAGTGGGGCTGCTGGTGCGGGGTAAGCCCCAGACAGCGGTAATTACCCTGATTGACAAAACTGGTGGGGTAGTTTTTCTGTTAGCAGTTGTTTTGATTTTCGTGGGAGCAGCAATTGCCATTATCTTGGGACGCACCGTTACCGTGCCCTTATACAGGTTGCGCCAGGTTGCCCAGAAATATATTGATGGAGACTACGCCCAACGATCGGACATAGACAGCCGCGATGAGATTGGGTTACTGGCAAAGGTATTTAACCAAATGGCAGAGAGCATTCAACAACGGCAGGCAGACCAAATTGCCGCGCGCTCCCAGATCGAAGCCCAGACAATGGTATTGGAAGAAGAAGTGGGCAAGCTGCTAGAGGTGGTATCGGAGCTAGAGGCGGGGAATTTGACAGTAGAGGCGGAGGTAAGTGACCAAGCAACGGGGCTGGTGGCAGATACCCTTAACCGTTTGATTGAGCAGCTGTGTCGCACAGTAGCGGCAGTAGTGCAAACAGCATTACAGGTGAATCGCAGTGCGGAAGCCCTAGAAGAGCTGGCAGTGACGGTAGCACAGAACGCCCAAGACCAGCTGCATCTGGTGGAACGGGCAAGTCAGGGGATGATCAACGTCAATGAACTGGCCCAGGGGGCATCCCACCAGGCTCTGACTACGGAAAGTGCGCTAGCCTCAGCCAAGGCAGCGGTGGCGCAGGGGCAAGCCCAGGTAGTGGAACTAAACGCCTCTATTCAGACCCTGCAGACAGGTACGGAGGAAATGGTAAAGAGGATTAAATCTTTAGGTGAATTTGTGGACCTGGCAAAACAATTCGTGCAGGATCAAAAACGGTTGGCTTCTTTGACCCAAGTATTGGCGATGAATGCTTCTATGGTGGCGGCGCGAGCAGTGGAACAGCGGGAACCTGACCAATTTGCTAGTGTGGCACGGGAATTTGAAGCGATCGCGGGGCAAGTGAATAAACTGGCGAGCCAAACCAGCCAAGGTCTTGCCCTATTGCAACAACGCACGGGGTTTATTGAAATCGTGGTGTCGGGGATCAATAAGGATGTGAGTGACGTAAGCAGTCTGGTGTCTGCCTTTACTGCCAGTGTGGAGGAGACCAACCAAGCTTTTGTCAATATTAAGACGGTGACGGAGGAGCTGGCAAAACTAGGGGAGGCGGTGACAGAATCAAGCCAAGCCATTGCCCAAGCCATTGCCGTCAGCTTTGAGTCGATAAAAGAAATTGAAGCCGCTGCCCAGCGTTCGGCAGAACAATCGGACGTTACCAGAGCCCAAGCTAGCCAGATGCGGGAAATTGCCCAAAAACTCCTAGAGAGTATGCGGTTTTTCCGCCTGCCCCCCGACAAGCAACCTTTACTGACAGCCCAAACCTAG